Below is a window of Falco peregrinus isolate bFalPer1 chromosome 3, bFalPer1.pri, whole genome shotgun sequence DNA.
TGAACATGGCCTGGCTCATCTTAGGTGATGTGGGGGTAACGTTAGCTAGATGTGCATTATCGGGCTCGTGTATCAGCCACTGCTGGAGCTGGATTGTGCCAGAGAATGAACTGTTGCCCCCCCAACATGTTGCCTTCCTGTATAAGAGGTATTCCTGGTCTGTGCCACCATCTGACCATCCTTTCCCAGGGTTGTGGACTCAAAAAATACTCAGCAAGCTGTGAATGCTGCATTTGGGGAGGTTTTGGTcttcctgtatttcttctatCTTCTAATGACAGGATTAATGCTTTAAAGCATAGCTAGGCTACTCTTGACACAACGCTTGGTTTTGGGCAGTTAATTACTTGCGGGATCTGCGTGATGTATCTCTGATGCTTTAGAGAGAGCGCCAGGAAATACTCCAGATGTTTGGTCACTTGATACTCACAGGAAAGGAGTGATGGCAGAAATCCTCTGTGAGATAGACAGAGCTAAAGCATGACACAGCAAACGCGCCATTAGAGAAACGGTTTTGAGTGTTTCTGCTTTAATGCCTGCGGGGAAGCTAAAACACATTGGTCACCTGTTTTACTTTGAAGATCAACTTggctgtaatttatttattcgTGAGGTCAGTTTCCCTGTCTGCCCTCTGGCAGCCCTTCCCTTCTTTGACACTTTTTGCCCAAAACCACTGatggtgctgcctgcagctcttaCCGTGTTGCTGACACTGGTGCGGTCTGCTGCCTTACTGCAGTTTTGCCTCGAGATGGATTATAGCACCTTCCCAGCGTTCCAGGTCATCCACGCCGTTGTTTTGTTGGATTAGTAATGTGGTATTAACCAGCTTTGTTGTGTGACAGAtagcctgtttttttcctgtctttgcagAGACGCTTTCCTGACTTTTCTTACATTACTCAGAATGGAAGGCTGACTGACTTTCTAGACTGCGTGATCATCAGGTGAGGAAGCTTCCTTCCTTGTCAGAGCTCAAATAGGAAACGGGAAAGCTTTGTATAGTGTCCCTAGCAACACAAACTTTCATCATTTGGCTAGTTCCTCTATGTCTTgcagagctttaaaaatctgaagcaaGATCTGAGAACCAGGCAAGCTGAATTCCTGTGCCACATTTCCTTTATCCTTTGTGTCTTTTTGCAGCCACTTTCATTTGGACCATTGTGGAGCTTTACCATATTTCAGTGAAATGGTCGGTTACGATGGGCCCATTTACATGACGCATCCTACCAAGGCCATCTGCCCCATCCTCCTGGAGGACTATCGGAAAATAACTGTAGATAAGAAAGGGGAAACAAACTTCTTCACTTCTCAAATGATTAAAGACTGTATGAAAAAAGTAGTTGCTGTGCATCTTCACCAGACAGTTCAGGTAAACGATCATTTCTGCATActcttgggtcacaccaacTGGATTGTTGTAGAAGGCAGAGCAATTTTAcgtttgtgttttttttttttttttaatgtttgctcTAATGCTGCATTTGCCTGTTTGTGTAGGTGGATGAGGAGCTGGAGATCAAGGCATACTATGCAGGCCATGTGCTAGGAGCAGCCATGTTCCAGATTAAGGTTGGCTGCGAGTCAGTTGTGTACACTGTAAGTAAGGACGACGGCGTAGATACCTGCACCGCCTTTTAATGGCCCATCCGGTTACCTTCAGCATGTTAACGGATCTCTCTTCTTCCATTAGGGTGATTATAACATGACACCAGACAGACATTTAGGGTGAGTAGGAAGCTGAGTTTCTGTGAGTTGTATATGTTTCTGCCAGGAAGATTTTAGCACAGCTTCTGTTTATACTAGGGGCTTATCAGCATTGATTCTTTGTTAGGAGACTGGAATGTTTAGGGATGTTTTTGCTGGAAAGATAAATGCAAGTTTGAATTGTGAGAATGAACAGAGCTGCATTGATTCTTCCAGACAGACCTTAGTGTAATCTTCTTCTGAATACTCACGCTAATCTATTTTTAAGGCTGCATTACAATGGGACTTAgatgtttgaaatgttttgttgtcACGGTATCTTCTAAATGTGTTTACTTTCTAAGAGAGTGCCAATCACAAActttaatgttaattttatttttactagcATATATGAGAGATTTAGAATACTTCTATTTAGAGTAATGTTTTAATGCATTTAGAAGAAGTAATAGACTGGAGAAggactgcttttcaaaatttgtAGTCTCTTCTGAACTGGATTAATTTAAAGAAAGCATAGCCTGCAGAGAGAGGGTCCTGGTGCTGCCACAGAACTCCTGGGTGGCTTTGGGAAGCTGATGCACATCTGCATCATGTTGCAGCTCCTGCAAATGGAGATGGTGATGTTCTCCACCTTTGAGACCTGCAGATCAGAAGTACCAGCTACCTTCTCTTAAATTGATTGgtgttttataaaattatttttgttttagtgcTGCCTGGATCGATAAGTGTCGCCCAGATTTATTAATAAGTGAATCTACCTATGCCACAACTATCAGAGATTCCAAACGCTGCAGAGAAAGAGACTTCTTGAAGAAAGTTCATGAGACTGTAGAAAGAGGAGGGAAGGTATGGCGTTTTGATAATCTAAGTGATGTTGGTTTTCCTCTGTGAAGCTCTTGTTGGCTCTGTAGTGTTGTGCAACTATTTAACTCGGGCACCTATGTATGATTACTatgtgaaactgaaaaagaatttttatatTCCTCCGTCTGTACCTTAAAAGAGAGAATATGAAGCATTTAAACTATGCCAGGAAGGAAACCAGACTATGAGTTAATGAGAGAGTAAGGGAAGTGCTATGCTTACAGTCTGCAAATATTGAGGGTATCATCTTGGTGTCCATTTCTATAAATGATGCCAGAATTTTTGCTCTCAGCAACTTGTTTTCGTATAACCCAGGAGAGGACAGAACTGAATGTATTCATGAGCACCGTGCCCTGCCAGAGATCTTCCTCAGTGTGTGTGACAGAGGTCTTAGCCGAGCAGGCAGGTGCTCATCAAATCTCAGTGCCTTTTGCTCCAAAGCTGCAGAACACCACGTTGCTGTGGAAAGAAAGGTCGGCAAAAAGTGTATCAGAGAGTGAGAGGGAACTGAGGGCTTGTTCAGAGATGGCGGTTTGGGTCTCTCAGCCTGTAAATCATCTCTCTGTTGCAGGTTCTTATCCCAGTTTTTGCCCTTGGACGTGCCCAGGAACTTTGCATTTTATTGGAAACTTTCTGGTGAGTGCAGTCTCCCCTGTGTGTGACTCCTTCACCTCCTTTTTGTCCTCCTCGTGCTGTGGTCCCGGCAGGTTTCTGTGATTCTTTCGTGCCTGTTTAGTACAGCTATTCTCAttaattttcctctctgcatCAGCCCGTGCTGGCAGTTGCAGAATTACTTCTTTCCACGTACTTCCCCGTGTTCCTGGCTCTAAGCAGGAAACTAACGTTTTCTTCTCCCCAGTCACTCTCCACTCCTCCCCCAGACACTTGGGATCAACTGTCCTTTAAAAAACGCGATTGCGTCTTTGTCACAttgtaaaattgttttcatgGGAGTGGGAGGAGGGATGAACAAGTATTAAACTTACGCATAAACATTGTCTGGAAATGTTTTTGATAATACTAAATGatactgcttttaattatttcccaTAGCAGAGTGATTAGTGTTTGTAACAGAAGGAAGTTGTGTGTAGTGGGTGAGGGGGTGAAGCTAATGCATAGTGACGTAGCATCATCATAGTACTGATTTGTAGCTTGTTGAGAGTCGGGTATGCactaaaaaatatctttggtGCCTACATGGATTTACGGACTTCCAGCATGGATAGCCAGGATCCTAACTTGGCCTTCACACCTATCTGGAATGCTTCTTTCTACAGGGAAAGAATGAACTTGAAGGctccaatttatttttccacGGGACTGACGGAGAAGGCCAATCATTACTACAAGCTCTTCATCACCTGGACGAATCAGAAAATCCGGAAAACATTTGTGCAGAGGAACATGTTTGAATTCAAACACATCAAAGCGTTCGATCGGGCCTTTGCAGACAACCCAGGGCCTATGGTAGGTGGGCATTAACACCTgatggggcagggctgcaggttCAGGGAGCTGCTTTTGTACCATTTTGTTTCTGGCTAAGGCAAACAGGCAGTTGCAAAAGCTAGGCATCCTGTACCCCATTAATATCAGCTTTAATATCCCATCTAAAACCCTTCTGTGGCCAGGCCATCTGAGTGCTTTTATCTCTGTAACTATTAAAGATATTTCCATCTTCATTTCAGTAAAGGTAAAATGcccagagaaaataaaaatgattgcATGTTCATATAATCTGTACCTCTGGGTTTGATCcaaatgataatttttacaGTATATTGTTTTACTTAAGTCAGGAGACAAATCCTTCCCAACACAATCTGttattgctggttttatttctggtttattaGGCAGCAGTTGCAAGAGGAATCTGCCGAGCATGATAGCGCCATTAAAAAACCATTCAAAGCTTTTATCGGGCACTATGGATGCTCACAAAAATTTCCTACAACAGTAGTTCAACTTCCATGAAAATTAGACAAggttggaaaaaataaaataggaaaagtcCCCATTAGAGCTTTGCTGTAGTAAGTGTGCTGTAACGTGTATTAGTGGATACTCCACAGTTTTAGGGTGTTTGTTTATATATTACAAGTAATGGAAAAAACCTGTGTTTTGTGTGGTGATTCTTGGCACACCTTCGAATTCCAGGTTGTGTTTGCAACGCCTGGTATGCTTCATGCGGGACAGTCCCTTCAAATCTTCAGGAAATGGGCAGGGAATGAAAAGAATATGGTaagaaattcttgttttcttgagTGATGTTTTGTGTTAACGTGGTAGCGGCACTGATGCTGTTGTAGGAGCAGAGGCTGTGGGGAAGGCTTTCCCGAGTACCTGGGGGTAAGGGACATGAGGCCTCTACCAAACCAGCCTGGGGCAGAGTCTTTCAAACTGcgttttctttgctgtgtgtgACGGGGCACACAGAGGAGGAGGTCATTGTCTCAGACAGGAGGCTGTGAGagactttattttcagaaatgctttcacTACTATGAAGCTGCTTCAGAGACATTTGTAACTAGCATTAATCCTTAGTGTGGTGTATAGATTTCAGCGGTTTGCTTTCTAATTTCATTTTGATGTGTGTGCTGGGGTTGGGTGTTCGCAAGCTGCAGaacaaagcaagcagctttCCAGTGTGGGGTGGTCTGTGTAATGGGGGGAACACAAATTAACATCAGCATTATGCATTTGTGGCCGTTTTTCTGTTCACGGCAGCTACGCTGCGCACAGTCCGCGTGCCGAGTTGGTAGATGTTTCTGGTTTCCTTCTCAGGTCATCATGCCTGGCTACTGTGTGCAGGGAACTGTAGGCCATAAGATTCTGAGTGGGCAGCGCAAGCTGGAAATGGAAGGAAGACAAatagtaagttttattttcaaggaaGAGGATTTGGGGGAAGTTCCTCAGAACTTCAGGTGGTAGTTACACCACCGTGTACCTGTAATGGGAACGTGCTACATACAGCATTGAAAATGCCCAATTAACGGTTGGACTAGGGTTTCTTCCCATTTGCCATACTTTACATTAGCAacagtttgtctttttttctgctgtaagaCTTTGTCAGGGGCATATTTAGGATGTTTAATAACTAGGCCCCGTTAGCCAGCTAGGTAAAACTGATATATTTTTAGGCAGACGGGGACACTAAGAAACCTGATACCAGCTGTCCTTAAATATTGATTTGTTTTGGCAGATGTGTGACATGTACCGTGCTCTGAAATGGGGCAGTTTGATCCTTAAGTTATTGaaagctgctctgcacagcatCGCCTGCGGTCTGCGCTGGGAAGCAGCTCCCTCTCCAACCTCATTTTCCAATTCAGCTGTTCTGCTTCCTGCCTTAAACTAAATACGGAGGAGTCTGGGGGGGTCTGTTTGCGTGTGGTGTACAAGCTGTAGTGAGCCACAGCGATTCCTGACCCACAAAGCCCGtgctttctgctcctctgcagctggaagTAAAGATGCAGGTGGAGTACATGTCCTTC
It encodes the following:
- the INTS11 gene encoding integrator complex subunit 11, which codes for MPEIKVTPLGAGQDVGRSCILVSIAGKNVMLDCGMHMGYNDDRRFPDFSYITQNGRLTDFLDCVIISHFHLDHCGALPYFSEMVGYDGPIYMTHPTKAICPILLEDYRKITVDKKGETNFFTSQMIKDCMKKVVAVHLHQTVQVDEELEIKAYYAGHVLGAAMFQIKVGCESVVYTGDYNMTPDRHLGAAWIDKCRPDLLISESTYATTIRDSKRCRERDFLKKVHETVERGGKVLIPVFALGRAQELCILLETFWERMNLKAPIYFSTGLTEKANHYYKLFITWTNQKIRKTFVQRNMFEFKHIKAFDRAFADNPGPMVVFATPGMLHAGQSLQIFRKWAGNEKNMVIMPGYCVQGTVGHKILSGQRKLEMEGRQILEVKMQVEYMSFSAHADAKGIMQLIRQAEPRNVLLVHGEAKKMEFLKQKIEQEFHVNCYMPANGETATIFTNPSIPVDISLGLLKRETAIGLLPDAKKPKLMHGTLMMKDNSFRLVSPEQALKELGLTEHQLRFTCRVHIQDPRKEHETVLRVYNHLKGVLKDYSVQHLPDGSITVESILIQATAHSEDQGTKVLLVSWTYQDEELGSYLTSLLKKGLPQSTA